A part of Solenopsis invicta isolate M01_SB chromosome 2, UNIL_Sinv_3.0, whole genome shotgun sequence genomic DNA contains:
- the LOC113005489 gene encoding uncharacterized protein PF11_0207-like → MVKYTRTMNLGRERSDSVGESAIERGKRKREMLGKESQEEGGVAEIFKRSHKTTRSPEKRGVRDEMKEMLQEIRREIREGLGWMREEIRKKAEKQKEAMRMEVERMKEDFKVKEERWNKEREDLKRRIMKIEKEIESLKIGKKKDERGSEEVLEREGGGLRGGREVEEWKEKVKKLERRWEMKERGDRRRSLIVKRMKGGEGSLKERVEGIIKELGIRVERKVEEVRKVEGDRRERGEMVIVKMATEDCKGEVMLNKWRLKRKEIWIEEDLTWEERRIN, encoded by the coding sequence ATGGTGAAGTACACGCGTACGATGAATCTCGGCAGGGAGAGAAGTGATAGCGTAGGAGAGAGCGCGATAGAAAGAGGAAAGAGGAAAAGGGAGATGTTAGGAAAAGAGTCGCAGGAAGAAGGGGGGGTGGCGGAGATTTTTAAGCGTAGCCACAAGACAACCAGGTCACCGGAGAAAAGAGGGGTGAGGGATGAGATGAAGGAGATGTTACAGGAAATAAGGAGGGAGATAAGAGAGGGTTTAGGATGGATGAGAGAGGAGATAAGGAAAAAGGCGGAGAAACAAAAAGAGGCGATGAGGATGGAAGTAGAAAGGATGAAGGAGGATTTTAAGGtcaaagaggaaagatggaataaagagagagaggattTAAAGAGAAGAATAATGAAGATAGAGAAGGAAATAGAAAGTTTAAAGATAGGAAAGAAAAAGGATGAGAGGGGAAGTGAGGAAGTGTtggagagggaggggggaggactCAGGGGAGGCAGGGAGGTAGAGGAGTGGAAAGAAAAAGTTAAGAAATTAGAGAGAAGATGGGAAATGAAAGAAAGGGGAGACAGAAGGCGGAGTTTGATAGTAAAGAGGATGAAAGGAGGGGAAGGAAGTTTGAAGGAAAGAGTGGAaggaataattaaagaattaggGATACGAGTGGAGAGGAAAGTGGAGGAAGTTAGGAAAGTAGAGGGAGAtagaagagagaggggggagatgGTGATAGTGAAGATGGCAACCGAAGATTGTAAGGGGGAggttatgttaaataaatggaGACTAAAAAGGAAGGAGATATGGATAGAAGAGGATTTAACGTGGGAGGAAAGGAGGATTAATTGA